In the Macrobrachium rosenbergii isolate ZJJX-2024 chromosome 23, ASM4041242v1, whole genome shotgun sequence genome, one interval contains:
- the LOC136851110 gene encoding 17S U2 SnRNP complex component HTATSF1-like, whose translation MTPAPADVEKDDGNDSMFKDMEKDDGNDFKDIEKNDGNERLLKDMEKEDGNDRMFKEMEKGDGNDGLDVEKDDGNDRLFKKMENNDGNDYLFKDMEKNDGNDRMFKVMENGDGYDHLFKDMEKDNGNDCLFKGMEKNYG comes from the exons ATGACTCCAGCACCAGCAG ATGTGGAGAAGGATGATGGAAATGACAGTATGTTTAAGGATATGGAGAAGGATGATGGAAATGACTTTAAGGATATAGAAAAGAATGATGGAAATGAACGTTTGCTTAAGGATATGGAGAAAGAGGATGGAAATGACCGTATGTTTAAGGAAATGGAGAAGGGTGATGGAAATGACGGTTTG GACGTGGAGAAGGATGATGGAAATGACCGTTTGTTTAAGAAAATGGAGAATAATGATGGAAATGACTATTTGTTTAAGGATATGGAGAAGAATGATGGAAATGACCGTATGTTTAAGGTTATGGAGAATGGTGATGGATATGACCATTTGTTTAAGGATATGGAGAAGGATAATGGAAATGACTGTTTGTTTAAGGGTATGGAGAAGAATTATGGATAA